A window of the Panulirus ornatus isolate Po-2019 chromosome 65, ASM3632096v1, whole genome shotgun sequence genome harbors these coding sequences:
- the LOC139746638 gene encoding uncharacterized protein isoform X2: protein MLTHILVVDNDPATLQRESERCQLVCDDEHIRVTTIRKDEGFESDTESSGSACDDPYCGTQDIKMINDHVLRLDQLISEDRESHTTSDETLSSATSSGAESEDDSPRTAGLSCPAPTTQQVEVNKTGSVNDMFLMSDILYCHVSPATPRVLVVVVKDPGTSQVLAHVFQCPNEDTARNLYAHYKEASNKYKLNRYRNSKRKPDVTQIGALRTHKTSIQKAISNAAAKLQSGSSLNRLEGGFRGSLRAWEAQVYVPDKQGHNDKNVNVIQIRDNESGSEEPQSWNPAQHTDVNGVTHIEVDSGPYSLINCCSTSEVNTLVGLNVTNSSPFSSSLNSVATRSHHRNDSLSLKSITGSDGVRGASSGGLVAGDLDRRSRQRQPPLLLRRDEFPHQDQCFKSDERRNEDNLGRNESKKEDVRREKKTRNECFQTGSSGRSRRDWHEGERGGLYEVSRPTVEAMIPRLTQPRPRDHSRARIRNSHNKGPAPPPPPPRRHPDNPALLLVPTKSGAETARAFYPKESHIVRGNKIVRVDAAASYRAGWLCHDDNRHQYYEYHATTLTPPTESIVTPEMRRRSRSKSPARRPMAHRYIDAVSTFSLSQKLKDISDAVFTGRRSSTLYDSQVVGDVRGHQGLGVGVVVDGEATLRPVIKKGGRHEGSPQVRRVTFSAYATVQVMEA from the exons AGAGAGAGCGAACGGTGTCAACTGGTGTGTGACGACGAACACATTCGCGTGACAACCATCAGGAAGGATGAAGGCTTCGAGTCTGACACAGAGTCTTCTGGCAGTGCCTGTGACGACCCCTACTGTGGCACCCAGGATATCAAG ATGATCAATGACCACGTGTTAAGGTTGGACCAGCTGATAAGTGAGGATAGAGAGAGTCACACTACCTCTGACGAGACCTTGTCATCGGCCACCAGCAGCGGCGCTGAGAGTGAGGACGACTCTCCCAGAACAGCTGGTCTATCCTGCCCCGCACCAACTACCCAACAG GTTGAGGTCAACAAGACTGGCAGTGTTAATGACATGTTCCTGATGAGCGACATACTATACTGCCACGTGTCGCCTGCCACACCCAGGGTCCTGGTGGTAGTGGTTAAGGATCCAGGAACTAGTCAGGTACTTGCCCACGTCTTTCAGTGCCCTAATGAGGACACCGCACGCAACTTGTACGCCCATTATAAGGAAGCCAGCAACAAATACAAGCTAAACAGGTACAGGAATAGTAAGAGGAAGCCCGACGTAACGCAAATCGGGGCACTAAGGACCCACAAGACCAGCATCCAAAAGGCTATCAGCAACGCCGCCGCCAAACTTCAGAGCGGCAGCAGCTTGAACCGTCTTGAGGGCGGATTTCGTGGTTCGCTACGGGCCTGGGAGGCACAGGTGTACGTCCCCGACAAGCAAGGCCACAACGACAAGAACGTCAACGTCATCCAGATTCGGGACAACGAGTCAGGGAGCGAGGAGCCTCAATCCTGGAACCCTGCCCAACACACAGACGTGAACGGCGTCACTCACATCGAGGTCGACAGTGGTCCGTACAGTCTAATTAACTGTTGCTCAACATCAGAGGTCAACACATTGGTAGGTCTAAATGTTACAAACTCCTCCCCGTTTTCCTCGTCCCTAAATTCAGTGGCGACTCGATCTCACCACAGAAATGACAGCCTGAGCCTGAAGAGCATTACCGGAAGTGACGGTGTGAGAGGCGCCAGCAGCGGGGGGCTGGTAGCAGGAGACCTAGATAGGAGGAGCAGACAACGTCAGCCGCCTCTTTTGCTCCGACGAGACGAGTTTCCCCACCAAGACCAGTGTTTCAAGTCTGATGAAAGACGAAATGAAGATAACTTGGGGAGAAACGAATCAAAGAAAGAAGACGTACGGCGAGAGAAGAAAACCCGAAATGAATGTTTTCAGACAGGCAGTAGTGGAAGGAGCAGGAGAGACTGGCACGAAGGGGAACGGGGAGGATTGTACGAGGTGTCCAGACCAACTGTGGAAGCCATGATCCCTCGCCTCACCCAGCCGCGGCCCCGCGACCACTCCCGCGCCCGCATACGCAACTCTCATAATAAGGGccctgcgcctcctcctcctccgccacgccGACATCCGGACAACCCGGCTCTACTTCTCGTCCCCACAAAAAGTGGAGCAGAAACTGCACGTGCATTTTATCCTAAAGAATCTCACATTGTACGAGGCAACAAGATAGTGCGGGTAGACGCTGCTGCAAGTTACCGGGCTGGTTGGCTCTGCCATGACGATAATCGTCACCAATATTACGAATACCATgctaccacactgacaccaccaACAGAGTCCATTGTCACTCCCGAGATGAGGCGAAGATCACGATCCAAGAGTCCGGCACGGCGACCCATGGCTCACAGGTATATTGACGCCGTTTCTACCTTCAGCTTGTCGCAGAAGCTTAAGGACATATCTGACGCTGTTTTCACAGGCAGACGGAGCTCAACCCTTTATGATAGTCAGGTAGTTGGAGATGTTAGAGGTCATCAAGGGttaggtgttggtgtggtggtggacggAGAGGCAACTCTCAGACCAGTCATCAAGAAGGGTGGCAGACACGAAGGCTCACCTCAGGTCAGACGAGTCACCTTCAGTGCCTATGCTACAGTCCAGGTTATGGAGGCGTGA
- the LOC139746638 gene encoding uncharacterized protein isoform X1 — protein MFSCEVVYHGRRLVQGAQSSATLTALVDHILHPPTYLQTHSYVKRESERCQLVCDDEHIRVTTIRKDEGFESDTESSGSACDDPYCGTQDIKMINDHVLRLDQLISEDRESHTTSDETLSSATSSGAESEDDSPRTAGLSCPAPTTQQVEVNKTGSVNDMFLMSDILYCHVSPATPRVLVVVVKDPGTSQVLAHVFQCPNEDTARNLYAHYKEASNKYKLNRYRNSKRKPDVTQIGALRTHKTSIQKAISNAAAKLQSGSSLNRLEGGFRGSLRAWEAQVYVPDKQGHNDKNVNVIQIRDNESGSEEPQSWNPAQHTDVNGVTHIEVDSGPYSLINCCSTSEVNTLVGLNVTNSSPFSSSLNSVATRSHHRNDSLSLKSITGSDGVRGASSGGLVAGDLDRRSRQRQPPLLLRRDEFPHQDQCFKSDERRNEDNLGRNESKKEDVRREKKTRNECFQTGSSGRSRRDWHEGERGGLYEVSRPTVEAMIPRLTQPRPRDHSRARIRNSHNKGPAPPPPPPRRHPDNPALLLVPTKSGAETARAFYPKESHIVRGNKIVRVDAAASYRAGWLCHDDNRHQYYEYHATTLTPPTESIVTPEMRRRSRSKSPARRPMAHRYIDAVSTFSLSQKLKDISDAVFTGRRSSTLYDSQVVGDVRGHQGLGVGVVVDGEATLRPVIKKGGRHEGSPQVRRVTFSAYATVQVMEA, from the exons AGAGAGAGCGAACGGTGTCAACTGGTGTGTGACGACGAACACATTCGCGTGACAACCATCAGGAAGGATGAAGGCTTCGAGTCTGACACAGAGTCTTCTGGCAGTGCCTGTGACGACCCCTACTGTGGCACCCAGGATATCAAG ATGATCAATGACCACGTGTTAAGGTTGGACCAGCTGATAAGTGAGGATAGAGAGAGTCACACTACCTCTGACGAGACCTTGTCATCGGCCACCAGCAGCGGCGCTGAGAGTGAGGACGACTCTCCCAGAACAGCTGGTCTATCCTGCCCCGCACCAACTACCCAACAG GTTGAGGTCAACAAGACTGGCAGTGTTAATGACATGTTCCTGATGAGCGACATACTATACTGCCACGTGTCGCCTGCCACACCCAGGGTCCTGGTGGTAGTGGTTAAGGATCCAGGAACTAGTCAGGTACTTGCCCACGTCTTTCAGTGCCCTAATGAGGACACCGCACGCAACTTGTACGCCCATTATAAGGAAGCCAGCAACAAATACAAGCTAAACAGGTACAGGAATAGTAAGAGGAAGCCCGACGTAACGCAAATCGGGGCACTAAGGACCCACAAGACCAGCATCCAAAAGGCTATCAGCAACGCCGCCGCCAAACTTCAGAGCGGCAGCAGCTTGAACCGTCTTGAGGGCGGATTTCGTGGTTCGCTACGGGCCTGGGAGGCACAGGTGTACGTCCCCGACAAGCAAGGCCACAACGACAAGAACGTCAACGTCATCCAGATTCGGGACAACGAGTCAGGGAGCGAGGAGCCTCAATCCTGGAACCCTGCCCAACACACAGACGTGAACGGCGTCACTCACATCGAGGTCGACAGTGGTCCGTACAGTCTAATTAACTGTTGCTCAACATCAGAGGTCAACACATTGGTAGGTCTAAATGTTACAAACTCCTCCCCGTTTTCCTCGTCCCTAAATTCAGTGGCGACTCGATCTCACCACAGAAATGACAGCCTGAGCCTGAAGAGCATTACCGGAAGTGACGGTGTGAGAGGCGCCAGCAGCGGGGGGCTGGTAGCAGGAGACCTAGATAGGAGGAGCAGACAACGTCAGCCGCCTCTTTTGCTCCGACGAGACGAGTTTCCCCACCAAGACCAGTGTTTCAAGTCTGATGAAAGACGAAATGAAGATAACTTGGGGAGAAACGAATCAAAGAAAGAAGACGTACGGCGAGAGAAGAAAACCCGAAATGAATGTTTTCAGACAGGCAGTAGTGGAAGGAGCAGGAGAGACTGGCACGAAGGGGAACGGGGAGGATTGTACGAGGTGTCCAGACCAACTGTGGAAGCCATGATCCCTCGCCTCACCCAGCCGCGGCCCCGCGACCACTCCCGCGCCCGCATACGCAACTCTCATAATAAGGGccctgcgcctcctcctcctccgccacgccGACATCCGGACAACCCGGCTCTACTTCTCGTCCCCACAAAAAGTGGAGCAGAAACTGCACGTGCATTTTATCCTAAAGAATCTCACATTGTACGAGGCAACAAGATAGTGCGGGTAGACGCTGCTGCAAGTTACCGGGCTGGTTGGCTCTGCCATGACGATAATCGTCACCAATATTACGAATACCATgctaccacactgacaccaccaACAGAGTCCATTGTCACTCCCGAGATGAGGCGAAGATCACGATCCAAGAGTCCGGCACGGCGACCCATGGCTCACAGGTATATTGACGCCGTTTCTACCTTCAGCTTGTCGCAGAAGCTTAAGGACATATCTGACGCTGTTTTCACAGGCAGACGGAGCTCAACCCTTTATGATAGTCAGGTAGTTGGAGATGTTAGAGGTCATCAAGGGttaggtgttggtgtggtggtggacggAGAGGCAACTCTCAGACCAGTCATCAAGAAGGGTGGCAGACACGAAGGCTCACCTCAGGTCAGACGAGTCACCTTCAGTGCCTATGCTACAGTCCAGGTTATGGAGGCGTGA